One segment of Bacillota bacterium DNA contains the following:
- a CDS encoding DUF1858 domain-containing protein: MPFNKDQTIADVLRANPKAMQVFLKYGMHCFGCHISVDETVEAAALAHRINVDSLIKDLNALAAS; this comes from the coding sequence ATGCCGTTCAACAAGGACCAGACCATCGCCGACGTCCTGAGGGCCAATCCCAAGGCCATGCAAGTCTTCTTGAAGTACGGGATGCACTGCTTCGGGTGTCACATCTCGGTCGACGAGACCGTCGAGGCGGCCGCGCTGGCCCACCGGATCAACGTGGACAGCCTGATAAAGGATTTGAACGCCCTGGCCGCCAGCTGA